A stretch of the Actinomyces faecalis genome encodes the following:
- a CDS encoding glucose PTS transporter subunit EIIB, with the protein MSQAQKIVDALGGFDNIVEIEPCITRLRCELEDGSLVDEPLLKQAGAHGVVMMGDIVQVVVGPNADTIAEDIEDLR; encoded by the coding sequence ATGTCCCAGGCCCAGAAGATCGTTGACGCTCTTGGAGGATTCGACAACATCGTCGAGATCGAGCCATGTATCACCCGCCTGCGCTGCGAGCTGGAGGACGGCTCGTTGGTCGACGAGCCCCTGCTCAAGCAGGCCGGCGCCCACGGCGTGGTCATGATGGGAGACATCGTGCAGGTCGTCGTCGGCCCCAACGCTGACACCATCGCCGAGGACATCGAGGACCTGCGATGA
- a CDS encoding GntR family transcriptional regulator: protein MSPLTPPGPARTRVKHVAVREYLLTLIADGLGTGDAIPSERELCEVFKVSRMTVRQAVDTLVADGVLERHQGKGTFVAPPKMDLQLRLTSFREEMQRRGMTPGAVFLTAQTVSAPTPVAKALELEPGAQVHHLRRLLTADASPMAIEENWIPATILPDLLRGPLTFSVYNELAKVGTPPQWGEDVIEGHTVTSEEAALLGVPERSPALDITRRAFHEHLAVDYSRSLYRADRYTLWVPVAAPGPRRRRPDHAG, encoded by the coding sequence ATGTCTCCACTCACTCCCCCGGGCCCCGCAAGGACGCGAGTCAAGCACGTCGCCGTGCGCGAGTACCTCCTCACCCTCATCGCCGACGGCCTGGGTACCGGGGACGCGATCCCCTCCGAGCGTGAGCTGTGCGAGGTCTTCAAGGTCTCCCGCATGACGGTGCGACAGGCGGTTGACACCCTCGTGGCCGACGGCGTCCTGGAACGCCATCAGGGCAAAGGCACCTTCGTGGCCCCGCCCAAGATGGACCTCCAGCTGCGCCTGACCTCCTTCCGTGAGGAGATGCAGCGGCGCGGCATGACCCCGGGGGCGGTCTTCCTCACGGCACAGACGGTCTCCGCCCCCACCCCGGTAGCCAAGGCCCTTGAGCTGGAGCCGGGAGCGCAGGTCCACCACCTACGCAGGCTGCTGACAGCAGACGCCTCCCCGATGGCGATCGAGGAGAACTGGATCCCGGCCACCATCCTCCCTGACCTGCTCCGCGGCCCCCTGACGTTCTCGGTGTACAACGAGCTGGCCAAGGTCGGTACACCACCCCAATGGGGCGAGGACGTCATCGAGGGCCACACCGTCACCTCCGAGGAGGCGGCCCTGCTGGGCGTGCCCGAGCGGTCCCCCGCGCTCGACATCACACGCCGGGCCTTCCACGAGCACCTGGCGGTGGACTACTCCAGGTCCCTGTACCGGGCTGACAGATACACACTGTGGGTGCCGGTCGCAGCCCCGGGACCCAGGCGCCGGCGTCCCGACCACGCTGGTTAA